From a region of the Streptomyces tirandamycinicus genome:
- a CDS encoding ATP-binding SpoIIE family protein phosphatase, with amino-acid sequence MRRTDLDSRRGDPLDVAFSATAIIDGHGIVQGWSEGAELLLGYRTDEVLGRSAAVLLAEEMTEESRRSLAGREWWSGRVALRHREGRSLIVALLAHRRTSPGESGGWALETAVTGLPDRPGKPSGRRGDASVVAHDATERHWPRERLLLLNEAGTRIGSTLEVAQTVQELLDVTVPRFADFACVDLLAFVGQRGEPPPDPVTGPIVLNRTAQRSVLENMPEALGDVGSMAAYSAFSPPTDCLAVGGQAARYEMTDAVINRWSPNDPSQAAGIRATGMHAVIVAPVRARGVTLGVVCFARHVHSEPYTEDDVLLAEEITARAAICIDNARLYTRERTTAVDLQRSLLPEKLPDQTAVEVASRYLPAVVRAGVGGDWFDVIPISGGRVALVVGDVVGHGVQASATMCRIRTAVRTLAEIDLAPDELLTHLDDLVMLLSAELLSTKAETAGGFGATCLYVVYDPVTRRCTLARAGHPPPVVVTPNGTADFLDLPAGPPLGLGGLPFESVDIELPEGSLLALYTDGLIGKRGQNIEKRLDTLLEELGRPAPSLNSLCDGVLGALLSPQPVDDIALLVARTRALNAHQVATWDVESDPAVVAQVRAKVHAQLAAWGLDDLLFTTELIVSELVTNAIRYGQPPIRLRLIHDRTLICEVSDSNPTAPHMRRARVFDEGGRGLLLVAQLSQRWGTRHTRTGKTIWAEQFISAASEESSL; translated from the coding sequence ATGCGGCGCACCGATTTGGACAGCCGACGAGGTGATCCTCTTGACGTGGCGTTCAGCGCTACGGCGATCATTGACGGTCACGGCATCGTGCAGGGCTGGAGCGAGGGCGCCGAGCTGCTCCTCGGCTACCGCACCGATGAGGTCTTGGGGCGGTCGGCAGCAGTCCTGCTTGCTGAAGAGATGACTGAGGAAAGTCGTCGGTCTCTGGCCGGCCGGGAGTGGTGGAGCGGGAGGGTCGCGCTGCGGCACAGGGAAGGCCGAAGTCTCATCGTGGCCCTCCTCGCACACCGTCGGACATCTCCCGGCGAGTCCGGTGGATGGGCCCTGGAGACCGCGGTGACCGGCCTGCCGGATCGCCCGGGAAAGCCATCCGGTCGGAGAGGCGACGCATCCGTTGTCGCGCATGACGCGACCGAACGGCACTGGCCCAGGGAACGCCTCCTGCTGCTCAACGAGGCCGGCACGCGGATCGGCAGCACGCTGGAGGTTGCACAAACGGTGCAGGAGCTGCTGGATGTGACCGTTCCCCGGTTCGCGGACTTTGCCTGCGTCGACTTGCTTGCCTTTGTCGGTCAGAGAGGTGAACCGCCTCCTGACCCGGTGACCGGCCCGATCGTCCTGAACCGCACGGCTCAACGGTCCGTCCTTGAGAACATGCCCGAGGCCCTGGGTGACGTGGGCTCGATGGCCGCCTATTCCGCGTTCTCGCCGCCGACCGATTGCCTGGCTGTCGGCGGTCAGGCCGCCAGGTACGAGATGACTGATGCCGTCATCAACCGGTGGTCGCCCAACGATCCTTCTCAGGCAGCCGGCATCCGGGCGACGGGAATGCACGCGGTGATCGTCGCGCCCGTACGCGCACGGGGCGTCACCCTGGGTGTGGTGTGTTTCGCCCGGCACGTGCACTCCGAGCCCTACACCGAGGACGATGTGCTCCTGGCCGAGGAGATCACAGCCAGGGCCGCCATCTGCATCGACAACGCCCGTCTCTACACCCGCGAGCGGACCACCGCCGTGGACCTTCAGCGCAGCCTGCTCCCGGAGAAGCTGCCCGATCAGACCGCGGTCGAGGTTGCTTCCCGCTATCTGCCCGCAGTAGTCCGAGCAGGCGTGGGCGGTGACTGGTTCGACGTGATCCCGATATCGGGCGGCCGCGTCGCCCTGGTCGTCGGCGACGTTGTCGGGCACGGTGTCCAGGCATCCGCCACCATGTGCCGCATACGCACCGCGGTGCGGACCTTGGCCGAAATCGATCTGGCACCGGACGAACTGCTGACGCACCTCGATGACCTGGTCATGCTCCTCTCGGCGGAACTCCTGTCCACGAAGGCCGAGACCGCCGGGGGCTTTGGCGCCACCTGTCTGTACGTCGTCTACGACCCGGTGACGCGCCGGTGCACGCTCGCTCGCGCCGGGCACCCACCGCCCGTTGTCGTCACCCCGAACGGCACCGCGGACTTCCTCGACCTGCCGGCCGGCCCGCCACTCGGACTGGGAGGCCTGCCGTTCGAGTCCGTGGACATCGAGCTGCCCGAAGGCAGTCTCCTCGCTCTCTATACGGACGGTCTCATTGGAAAGCGTGGCCAGAACATCGAGAAGAGACTCGACACGCTGCTTGAGGAACTCGGCCGGCCTGCACCGTCGCTGAACTCCCTGTGCGACGGCGTGCTCGGGGCTCTGCTTTCTCCCCAGCCAGTGGACGACATCGCCCTTCTGGTCGCCCGTACTCGCGCCTTGAACGCCCACCAGGTCGCCACCTGGGACGTCGAATCCGATCCGGCCGTTGTTGCGCAGGTCCGCGCGAAGGTACATGCTCAACTGGCCGCTTGGGGACTTGACGATCTGCTGTTCACCACGGAATTGATAGTGAGCGAATTGGTCACCAACGCCATTCGCTATGGTCAGCCTCCCATCCGACTGCGGCTGATCCACGACAGAACGCTGATCTGCGAAGTCTCCGACTCCAACCCCACCGCCCCCCACATGCGACGGGCCCGCGTCTTCGACGAGGGCGGCCGTGGTCTGCTGCTGGTGGCGCAACTCAGTCAGCGCTGGGGAACACGTCACACGCGGACAGGCAAGACCATCTGGGCTGAGCAGTTCATTTCAGCGGCTTCGGAAGAGAGCTCGCTGTAG